The sequence gactttttgggtaaaactttggaaaattcattttcatgcattcaaattgattcatttagcgtttattgatgtaattaagtaacttgtggctagatacgagcgaattggcggatGACTCAAGGGGTAAAGCtgtaattgaaacttgagttgtgttcgaggcatcgaggtaagtgttcggtctaaccttagcttgagggattaggagttgagtcctattttttaattgcttcttgttgagtacgacgtataggcatggtgacgagtatctatacgttggagtcgagcatgaccgttagtcttaaattgatatttgttgtgttcttaaatgttaCTAcgaatgctttaattgatgattctcgatattgagcaaaGATTTAGTTTATCCTCGTGAAttttacttatgattgagtatagGTATTAATTGAGATGAGTAGAAGTTgagttaggattggttatagttggttctcccttgccgggatgattgtttCGATAttattgctcccttgccgggaagttattatattgcttttgttccctttgctggattccttgtgattttgtgttggcttgtaaatgggagcgggtggtatgcctaccataagatatgatgaaatgggagcgggtggtacgcctaccacaagatatgatgaaatgtgagcgggtggtacgcctaccacaagataagatgaaatgggagcgggtggtacacctaccacgagGTTTGATGAAATGAGGGCGGGTGGTACGCTTACCACAAGGTTTAATGAAATGGAACGAGTggcacgcctaccacaagatatgagaaatgggatcgggttgcacgcctgcaacaagatgtaaactgaaagtgaaatttgcctttattttccttatccttgttagaagttaaatttttgtttctttataatTTTATTGAGATTCTTCCttatctgttattccctgaaCATGTTTCCCGTCCCCAATTTTAATTGTTTGTTTTCGTCTATctttccgttgtatatatatacataactgcacaggtttatctggagtctggtcctagcctcatcactacctcgccggggttaggccagacacttaccagcacatggggtcggttgtgttgatgctacactctgtacttATTTGCAAATACAGAAGCAGCGCTTGGTCAGCAGCGGTAGGGGAGCCAGCCTTTAGTCCACcgaggtagacctgcaggcgtccgcaggcccgacatcTTTTCTATCCATTTAGATGTTCTATTTTTTTGTATTCGAGACAGACTATATTTCCTTTTTCAGACACTTGTATGTAGCATTCCTAGACAGTACGTGAATATTGTGataccagtttctgggtagagataTATGTTGGATTTTTTATTCGTATCGGTTTTGGTATAATATTTatctaagtcttccgcttaaatttcaTCTTTCGTCATTATTTAAACGATGATTACCTGTTAATTTAATtggttaaaaatggctaaaatgAAAGAGGCTGAATTTTCCgcatttcgtggcttgcctagcttctatgagtaggcgccatAACGACTACCGAGGGTGGAAatacgggtcgtgacaagttggtactagagctctaggttactaggtctcacaattcacggacaaactcagtagagtctgagggatcgatacggagatgctgtatttatccccagaggctacagagttgggaaaacttcacatttgttctttcttgtcgtgcggttttgtttctcaatgataattgaacttctactctgttcttttgcagatgacgagaacacgcgcttcctcatctaccgctcaacAGCCCGAACCACCAACAGTAGCttccacgaggggcagagggagAGGCCGATgctgtgctagaggccgaggtaggggcagagctcagccccgagcagcagcaccagtgacCGAGCtttaggttgattttgatgaggaggttccggccccagcaatTCTGGTGGGCCTATCTCAGGTCCCAGatgggtttattgctaccctagttcttcaggatgctctggtccgattagtgggtctcatggagagtgtcacccgagcaggcttgcttcctgtggTACCAGTcgtctcttaggctggaggaggggcccagactcctgctacccgCACTCTGGAgaaggtagctccccagattcagactccagcggtttagccagttggagcagtttagccgggtgtggtagctcagaccggcgatgaAGCAGCTATGTCTGCCAATGCTTTTTGGAGGCTGggcaggttcaccaagctcttcacctctactttcagcggtgcatctactgaggatccccggAATTATCTAGACAACTGCCACGAGGTCcttaggaacatgggtattgttgagaccaatggggtcgattttgctacatttcgcttgtctagatccgccaagccttggtggagggattattggtTAGCTAGACCAGCtagatcgccagccttgacttgggagcagttcacacagctatttctggagaagtttctccccattactcagagagaggcctatcgaaggcagtttgagcgcctccagcagggttccctgactgttacccagtatgagaccaggttcatcgacttagctcgccatgctcttgtcatactacctaccgagagagagagagatggtgaggagttttattgatgatcttattcagccgattcgtcttcatatggctagggagactgggagtgagatatctttccaagaggcggccaatgtggccaggagagtgaaGATGGTCCtttcacagggaggtggtcatgggtcagataagaggccccgttattcaagcagattcagtggtacctcgtttggaggtagagattcatatggtagaggccatccccgtaggcctttccagtcagcactccaggtttctcacggtgcatCAGATAGCCGTGGTCCTCAGATGTAGTATTCTGACCAGCAATCCTATAATGCGCCACcaacacctatcagtgcaccaccgcttcagagtttccagggtcatcagccccagcagccgagggcttgttttacttgtggtgacacgatgcacattgctaggtattgccctcgagcttcgagaATTTCTCTGCATCaaggttcccgtgctatggttcaggcaccaggtgtcccACAGgccgcccaaccagctagaggtgggggtagaggtgctagaggtggaggccatccagctgcaggccgtcccagagatgtagttcagggtggtggggcccagcccaaTGTTATGATCTCCCATCCAGGCccaaggctgaggcttcagatgcagttattacaggtatgattctggtttgtgatagagatgcttcagtgttgtttgatatagggtctacatactcgtatgtgtcatcttattttgcactatatttgatcatgcctagtgattcattgagtgttcctatttatgtgtctacatcggtgggtgattctattgtggtcgatcgagtccatcgttcttgtgttgtggtgattgggggtcttgagactcgtgtagaatTATTGTTTTAGACATGGtcaatttcgatgttatattggggatggactggttatcaccttaccacgctatcttggactgccaTGCTAAGACTCTGACCTTAGCTTTACcaggtatgcctcgtttagagcggagagggactcctggtcattctacccgcagtgttatctcgtatgtgaaggctcggtgtatggtctagaaggggtgtttggcctatttggcatatgttcgtgattccagtgctgaggtttcatctattgattctgtgcccgttgttcgtgagttccctgaggtatttccttcagacctgctgggtatgctacccaacagggatattgacttttgcattgatttggcttcgggcactcaacccatttctattccgccgtatcgtatggcccctcctgagttgaaagagttgaaggaacagttgcaagacttgcttgagaagggtttcattagacctagagTTTCAcattggggtgcgccggtgttgtttgttaataagaaggatgggtcgatgagaatgtgtattgattaccggcagttgaacaaggttacgatcaagaataagtatccattgccgaggattgatgatttgtttgatcagcttcagggtgccaaggtattttcaaagattgacttgagatctggctaccatcagttgaggattagggcatctgatgtccttaagacaactttctgcactcggtacggacattatgagttcttggttatgtcattcgggttgacaaatgccccaacaacttttatgaatttgatgaaccgagtgttcagaccttatttgaattcgttcgtgatagtcttcattgatgatattttgatatattctcgCAGCCCGGAGAAGCACTAGCAgaatctcagagtggttcttcatactctgagggatagtcagttgtatgttaagttttcaaagtgtgagttctggctaagttcagttgcattcctgggtcatgttgtatcagcagagggtattcaggtggatctaaagaagattgaggcagtcaagaactggcctagaccagcatcagctacaaagattcagagtttcttgggattggcaggttattatcgtcggttcgtggaagggttttcatccattgcagccccgatgaccaggttgactcagaagggtgcccagttcagatggtcggacgagtgtgaggcgagcattcagaagctcaagacagctctaactacggcaccggtgttgattttgcccataggttcaggaccttatacagtttattgtgatgcatcatgtATTGGACTTGgggcagtgttgatgcaggagggcagggtcattgcctatgcttcacggcagttgaagattcatgagtagaactatccggttcatgatttggagttggcatccattgttcacgcattgaagatttggaggcattatctgtatggagtggcatgtgaggtgttcacggatcacaagtcttcagtatttgttcaagcaaaaggagttgaatttgaggtagaggaggtggttggagttgttgaaggattatgatatcactatcttatatcacccgggaatggccaatgtggtggccgatgccttgagtaggaagtcagccagtatggatagtcttgcttatattccggtcagtgagaggccgcttgctttggatattTAGTCCTTGGCCAATCAGCTTGTGAGGTTGGTTGTCTCTGAGCCCATCCGTGTTCTAgtttgcacagtcgctcgttctacgttattggagcgtatccttGATCGGTAGTATGAtcatccccatttgtgtgtccttagacaCACGGTGTAGCGCGGAGGTGACAAGCAGGTtgccttagatgatgatggagttttgagattgcagggtcgagtttgtgtgcctaatgtggatggactctgagagttgatcttagaggaggcccatagttctcggtactctattcatccgggcaccgcaaaaatgtatcaggatttgcagcatcattattggtggcgtagaatgaagaaggacatcgttgcatatgtgtcttggtatttgaattgtcagcaggctaagtatgagcatcagaggcctggtggtttattttagaggattgagcttccgggtggaagtgggagcgggttactatggatttcgttgttggactcccacagactcgaaAGAAGTGTGAcgcggtatgggtcattgttgataggttgaccaagtcagcgcatttcattcctgtggaagtctcctattcatccaagaggttagctgagatctatatccgggagattgttcgtcttcatggtgttcgTGTGTCTATCATCTCAGATCAAGGTACAtaatttacctcacatttctggagagcagttcagcgagagttggccactcatgttgagttgagtacaacatttcatcctcaaacggacgagcagtccgagcggactatttagattttggaggatatgctccgagcctgtgtcatcgattttggaggtttgtgggatcagttcttgcctttagcagagtttatctacaacaacagctagcagcctagtatccagatggctccttatgagctTTATatggcggtgtcgatctccggttggatggtttgagtcgggagaggctcggttgttgggtacggatctggtttaggaggccttggacaagttcaggattattcaggataggcttcgtacagctcagtccaggcaaaagaattatgcagatcgcaaggttcgagatgtggcttttatggtcagtgagcgggtgttgcttcgagtgtcgcctatgaagggcgtgatgagatttgggaagaagggcaagcttagccctaggttcattggtccgtttgagattcttgatcgagtgggagaggtggcttataaacttgcattgccgccgagcttatcagtcgtgcatctagtgtttcatgtgtccatgcttcggaagtatcacgacgatccattcCCCGTGTTAgattcagcactgtccagttggacaaggacttgtcttataagGAAGAGCCGGTAACTATTCTTGACCGacaagttcgtcagttgaggtcgaagagttttctttttgttcgtgttcattggagaggtcatcctcctaaggcatcgacataggagtccgagtccgatatgtggagccattatccccatcttttccccgactcaggtacttccttcttctgtccgttcgaggacgaacaattgttttagaggtggagaatgtgatgacctaaaaggtcatcacttgctttaaattaaattctgtgtttctgaggccttaaaaacctcatttagagtcacctcgatttgcgtacgcagtccaGGCGCGTAACCAGAAAGtttaaatgtgaaaatctatgaaaaatgataagttttgactgtaaaatgaataaatttgacttcggtcaacgttttgggtaaacggacccagacctgtGATTTGACATTCCCgaagggtctgtaggaaaatatgggacttgggcgtattcccggaatcgaattccgaggtcccaagctaagaaatgaatttttaaaggaaattattttctgaaaatgtttaaggaaaattaaaatgaaatttgcttagaacatgatgttatcgggcccgtattttggttccggaacccggaacaggtcttatatatgatttaagacgtgtctgtggaatttggtgaaaatcggatgtcatatgacgtgattcagacgtaaATCGCAAAGTTGATGTataaagaattttgaaaaaatttcattgatctcgagatttaatttgatgttcatgatgttattttgacgatttgattgcacgaataagtctgtaggatgtttttgaggattttgtttatattttgtttggagccccgagggctcgggtgagtttcgggtaggttccgggttGCCTTAGGCCTAAAAACACAATTGTTGTAGGTTCAAAGAacttgcaggtctctgaacccgccagtgcggtccgcacaaaatttGTGCGACTGCGGAAGGGGGTCAGTGGGGTCCCCGATCGGCTTTGTGCGGTGCGCggtggaggcctgtgcggccacATTCCATTTCGTGCGGTCCGTACAGGGAACTGGACCGCAGTAccctcaggaaggcctgtgcggccgcagtccattttgtgtggtccgcatagGAGGtatgagaggggtataaatagacgggattttcaatcatttttcaaaaccccaaaaacataagaggcgatttttcaaacaatatttctactccaaatcaattgtaagtcatttttaactagttttcttcaatcattaatatcttttaacatgatttcaacttcaaatcaataatgttcatgggggaaattgggtgctttgggtagaacctaggtttttcaaaaattggggatttggacctcaatttgaggtccgatttcaaaacaaattatatatttgagttcgtgggggaatggataatcgggttttggttcgaacctcgggttttgaccacgtgggcccgggggcgattttgactttttgggtaaaactttggaaaactcattttcatgcattcaaattgattcatttagcgtttattgatgtaattaagtaacttgtatCTAGGTACGAGCGAATTGGCagaggaatcaaggggtaaagctataattgaaacttgagttgtgttcgaagcatcgaggtaagtgttcggtctaaccttagcttgaaagattaggagttgagtcctatttgttaattgcttcttgttgagtacgacgtataggcatggcgACGGGTATCTATACGTTTCGAGCATGACCGTAGTCTTAAATTGATAGTTGTTGCATTCTTAAATGTTACTAcagatgctttaattgatgattctcgatattgagcaaaGATTTTGTTTATCCTCGTAGATTTTTTTTATGATTGAGTATTTGTATTAATTGAGCTGAGTAGAAGTTGAGTTAGGATTGATTATAGCTGATTcccccttgccgggatgattgtttCGATATTGCTGCTTCCTTGCCGGGAAATTATTATATTGTTTTTGTTCCTTTGCCAggattccttgtgattttgtgatggcttgtaaatgggagcgggtggtacgcctaccacaagatatgatgaaatgggagcgggtggtacacctaccacaatatatgatgaaatgggagcgggtggtacgcctaccacgaggtTTGATGAAattggagcgggtggtacgcctaccacgaaatttaataaaatgggagcgggtggtacgcctaccacaagatatgagaaatggtaTCGGGTTggacgcctgcaacaagatgtaaactgaaagtgaaatttgcctttatttttcttatccttgttaaaagttaaattttggttTCCTTATAATTTTATTGAGATTCTGCCTTATCTGTTATTTctcgaagcatgtttcccctgcTCAGTTTTAATTGTTTGTTTCCATCTatctttccgctgtatatatatacataactgcacaggtttatttggagtctggtcctagcctcgtcactacttcgccagggttaggccaaacacttaccagcacatggggtcgattgtgctgatgctacactctgcacttatgtgcagatatATGAGCAACGCTTGGTCAGCAGCGGTAGGGGAGCcaaccttcagtccaccgagataccgaggtagccctgcaggcgttcgcaggcccgacgtctcttcTATCCATTTAGatgttctgttttcttttgtatcCGAGATagacttattttctttttcagacACTTGTATGTAGCATTCCTAGACagtccgtgaatgttgtgacaccagtttctgggtagagataTATGTTGGATTTTTTATTCGTATCGGTTTTGGTATAATATTTatctaagtcttccgcttaaatttcaTCTTTCGTCATTATTTAAACGTTGATTACTTGCTAATTTAATTGGTTAAAAAAAGGGCTAACATGAAAGAGGTTGAATTTTCCGCAttttgtggcttgcctagcttctatgagtaggcgccatcacgactcccgagagtgAAAAATCCTGGTCGTGACACTTGGCGACGATAATCAGAcgacaaaaaaaattattctaaAGAGAATATTATAATGTGTTTTGGTCAGTTGACCTATATATGATAAAactaatataaaagaaaatataaaaattattgaaaGAATAATCTCCCCATAAACAGTAACAAAATGAAATGAACCCCTGTTATGTGCAAAACGAAGAGCATAAATGTTACAGGAAAAAAAATCTCAAGAAAGGtattataattaaataaaaatataataaggcttatgttttttttttttggattgtaGGACTATATATATATGAACATACATATGTGAAGCACGTGAAgcagtgaattcaatttgataatTTGATTTGATTGAGGTTGCTTCCTACTCCATTGTTATACCTTCATCAGGATGTTACTATTTTAATGAaattgtttcttttttatttcttatgTGCATTCAATTAATGCCTATGATGTGTAAAAGCATTAACTGTATTTGTTGCTAATTGTATATGTCTATGTAGGAGGCATTTGAGATGGAATGCATGCTTGGGACTAAATTGAGTTAGTTAGGTGGTGTGGGTGTTTAAAACATGGCTGTAAGTGTCGCCTTAAGGCTGTTCACTCGCTCGATATGGGGATAAAATTACTGTGGGTGAGAAAGGCGAAACACTGTTCAAAATGAACTGGTGCTATGATCGCAATAAGGGAGCCGCGATCACAACATTAGTGATTTCTGCATTGTAACAAAGGAAGTTGCGATCACAACACATGGCTCACGATCGCAGCAAGGCAAGTCTGCGAGGCAGTAAGCCCATGCTCAAAAATGGCGATCGTGGGCCCAGTTGCTGCAACCACCACTCTATGTGGCTGTTGAGGTATTGAGCTCAGCTTCAAAAAATTACGAATGTGCGCCAAGGACCGGGATCACGGTTTTCTTCCTGTGCTCCCAAATCTTCAGTGCTGCGTTCCCTGCACAAGGCTTGCGATCGCAGCAAAGCTATTCAGATGTGCAACTATAACAGTTTATCACATTTCTCAACTCCCACACCTCAAACTCGGTCCAAGAAGATGAAATCACTCCTCACTTCTTCTCGATTTCAAGGTAAGTCGTATTTAACTTGATTTAAGCTATTACTACTATAATAACACATGATTTAACTCTGAAATCTTAGAATTTTGGTTGGACAATTGTGGCCAAGACATGAATTAGTCTTCTGTTTACATTAGTTTTACAATAAATCTGTACATCAGTATTAACTCCCACGGCTCAAAGCCTACAAAACCTAAAACCTCCTTTGAGCAATGGAGCTAGTTACAAGTTTGAACAGATCTGTAATTCGTTTCCGCATCAACATTTTACATTGATGACTGGGCGAATTTGAAACAAAATgaggaaaaaaaaggagaaaaaactaTCTTCTTAGCTTGCTTGAAGAACTTAAAATTGCCTGCTGTAGATATTTCAGTGTCTTTTGATGATTAAGGAATCCCATAAACCAGAACTCAAAATCATCCTCTGTGACTACTTGTATATACTTCTGTGATGGCTTTTCCAtatttccactttcttttgctttctttgtCTTACTTATTGGGATCAATACCTGCAATTGTTAACCGGCCTATTAGATTATGCTTTACATGGCTAGAAAATTAGAGATGAAAGAAAACCAGAGCAGAGGGGTACCTTGTAACTGATTCTAAGCAACTTTCCAGTTGGAGATAAGAGCTTTATCGATCGATCGCTGCAGAAAGCAATCTTATCAGTAGAGATGAAGAGAAGCCCTGCCATTGGACCAGCTGTCGTCGATAAATAGCATTGAGAAACTTTCAATAGCTTTTCATCATCTCTAACACTAAACTTCTGCTTGAATATTCTCTCCAACCCTCCTACTTGAAGTATTTTTGCCCCGAGGCTCAATTTTCCCTTCACAGTTTCTGTTAGCTTCGGGCTAAGGCTCACTGCACAGTTAAAGTTGAAACATTAACTTCATTACAATCAATACTTTCTATCGTATATACATGTAAATAGTGCTTTTTTGCATGGTTTTGTACATCATGACTCACTTATCTGTGTTCTTTAGATTTACATTCTTTGCGTTTGGCCATGC is a genomic window of Nicotiana tabacum cultivar K326 chromosome 16, ASM71507v2, whole genome shotgun sequence containing:
- the LOC107817662 gene encoding putative GEM-like protein 8 is translated as MIQEMFLNHQPKLKIFLTITIHNTTIIYCRIRITMKNLPSGNVVNIPTNSAVCSFEKQPKKLLFLSPCQDHIPSATSKILSKLKQRKSVIGKMTKLGERMECLAQGIREHVSLSPKLTETVKGKLSLGAKILQVGGLERIFKQKFSVRDDEKLLKVSQCYLSTTAGPMAGLLFISTDKIAFCSDRSIKLLSPTGKLLRISYKVLIPISKTKKAKESGNMEKPSQKYIQVVTEDDFEFWFMGFLNHQKTLKYLQQAILSSSSKLRR